One genomic window of Triticum urartu cultivar G1812 unplaced genomic scaffold, Tu2.1 TuUngrouped_contig_3809, whole genome shotgun sequence includes the following:
- the LOC125527414 gene encoding DNA polymerase epsilon subunit B, translating into MAAPSVAMRKKLQRKFRLRGFTLKVDALEEAAAFLARFPDAEDEALDLLLDELDKEPLKSSILDRDAVRRVVSLLVEAEEAVDAASPSATSVQAALRVVDSFVVPRFHYDPIKKVFYEHTGRLALHGEAGDKAALYRDRYQVLLQRLARDKYFSKPAFESVMTENESCEITSIQSLVGCNGRRWIMGVISQLEERQFYLEDLTGAVPIDLANAKITSGFFVENTVIVAEGELLSSGIFQVNTCGFPPLEDRATSLSLLMGLDFFGGGVIPTEEALRLSSLENKAVNDMFVILSDVWLDSYETMEKLGVVLDGYESVEVVPSLFVLMGNFCSRPCNLAFNSFEELRLQFGKLGEMIASRTRLKEHSRFLFIPGPDDAGPSKALPRCALPKYLIEELQKHIPNAIFVSNPCRVKFYTQEIVFFRQDLLYRMRRSCLIPPTTEETSDPFEHLVATITHQSHLCPLPLTVQPIIWNYDHCLRLYPTPDMIVLADKSEQKAFKYTGITCFNPGSFANDSTFAAYRPCTKEVELSALES; encoded by the exons aTGGCGGCGCCGTCGGTAGCCATGCGCAAGAAGCTGCAGCGCAAATTCCGGCTGCGTGGCTTCACCCTCAAAGTTGACGCCCTCGAGGAGGCGGCCGCCTTCCTCGCCCGCTTCCCCGACGCAGAGGACGAGGCCCTCGACCTCCTCCTCGACGAGCTCGACAAAGAGCCGC TGAAGTCGTCGATACTGGACCGGGACGCGGTCCGTCGCGTGGTGTCCCTACTGGTCGAGGCGGAGGAGGCGGTCGACGCGGCATCGCCTTCCGCCACCAGCGTCCAGGCGGCGCTGCGGGTGGTGGACTCGTTCGTCGTGCCGCGGTTCCACTACGACCCAATCAAGAAAGTGTTCTACGA GCATACTGGAAGATTAGCCCTCCATGGAGAAGCTGGAGATAAAGCCGCCCTTTACAGGGATAGATATCAAGTGCTGCTTCAGAGGCTCGCTCGTGATAAATATTTCTCCAAGCCAGCTTTTGAGTCTGTTATGACTGAAAATGAAAGTTGTGAG ATTACTTCCATACAGTCCTTAGTTGGGTGTAATGGGCGGAGATGGATCATGGGGGTCATATCGCAGTTGGAGGAACGCCAGTtctacttggaggatcttactggAGCAGTGCCAATTGACTTGGCGAATGCA AAAATCACTTCAGGTTTCTTTGTTGAAAACACAGTGATTGTAGCAGAAGGAGAATTACTTTCAAGTGGCATTTTCCAG GTCAATacctgtgggtttcctcccttaGAGGACAGAGCAACATCACTTTCACTGCTTATGGGTCTTGATTTCTTTGGTGGAGGTGTCATACCAACTGAAGAAGCA CTAAGATTGTCATCACTAGAAAATAAGGCTGTGAATGACATGTTTGTCATTCTTTCAGATGTTTGGCTCGACAGTTATGAG ACTATGGAGAAGTTGGGTGTTGTTCTTGATGGCTATGAAAGTGTGGAAGTAGTTCCTTCTCTCTTTGTTCTAATGGGAAATTTCTGCTCCCGGCCCTGCAATCTGGCATTCAATTCGTTTGAAGAACTCAG ATTGCAGTTTGGAAAGCTTGGTGAGATGATCGCATCTCGAACTAGGTTAAAGGAACATAGTCGTTTTTTATTCATTCCTGGTCCTGATGATGCAG GACCTTCTAAAGCTCTCCCAAGGTGTGCGCTCCCAAAGTATCTAATTGAGGAACTTCAGAAGCACATCCCAAATGCTATATTTGTAAGCAACCCCTGCAG GGTTAAGTTTTATACACAAGAAATAGTGTTTTTCCGGCAAGATCTCCTTTACAGGATGCGGCGGTCATGCTTGATTCCACCAACAACGGAAGAAACAAGTGACCCATTTGAACAT CTAGTAGCAACTATCACCCATCAGAGTCATCTGTGTCCATTGCCTCTTACAGTGCAACCTATTATATGGAACTACGATCATTGCCTACGGCTATATCCAACTCCTGACATG ATAGTATTGGCTGACAAGAGTGAGCAGAAGGCCTTCAAATATACAGGAATCACTTGCTTCAATCCTGGTTCTTTTGCGAACGACAGCACTTTTGCAGCATACCGTCCTTGCACTAAGGAGGTTGAGCTTTCTGCATTAGAAAGCTAA